From Desulfitibacter alkalitolerans DSM 16504, one genomic window encodes:
- a CDS encoding ABC-three component system middle component 7, whose translation MRLPNKVTSYSNSIIALFPGILEALSQQDMSPKELFERTMPRQKNMADFLSALDCLFALGRIKLIEEKRVLRYVKRDTMR comes from the coding sequence ATGAGATTACCAAATAAAGTAACATCATATTCAAACAGTATTATTGCGCTTTTTCCAGGTATTTTAGAAGCATTGTCACAGCAAGATATGTCCCCAAAAGAATTATTTGAACGAACCATGCCACGCCAAAAAAACATGGCTGATTTTCTAAGTGCTTTAGACTGCTTGTTTGCATTAGGCAGAATTAAACTAATTGAGGAAAAGAGGGTACTGCGCTATGTTAAAAGAGATACGATGCGATAA
- a CDS encoding DEAD/DEAH box helicase yields the protein MLAAGRIKRVLIVAPLSILGVWEDEFKRFADFPYQLVVLNGTIQKKIQQLRFLTGEGIHVVVVNYESAWRMEKELANWHPDLIIADEGHKIKTHNTAVSKAMHRLGLLARCRLLLTGTVITNKAIDVFSQYKFLDPRIFGNSFYAFRNRYFNMVGYGNHTPVLKKSMEQDLMKRIHSIAFRATKAECLDLPETTDIIRHIELEPVTLKKYKELVKQSYTELSAGEVTATNILTRLLRLSQLTGGFIGSDDGGKIEQVSDAKLKALEDILESSIQEGHKLVVIARFIPEIHAICRLLEKKNIGYACIYGATKDRQEQVNRFQCDPDCMVFVGQIATAGLGITLTAASTMVFYSLDYSMSNFEQTKARIHRVGQKNGCTYIYLIAKGTVDSKILTALRNKADLAKMLIDDYRKGANPFAPEGGESYER from the coding sequence TTGCTTGCTGCAGGAAGAATAAAACGTGTGCTGATTGTTGCGCCACTTTCCATTCTGGGAGTGTGGGAAGACGAATTTAAACGGTTCGCAGATTTTCCATATCAGCTTGTAGTCCTTAATGGCACGATTCAGAAGAAAATCCAACAGCTAAGATTTTTAACTGGCGAAGGTATCCATGTGGTGGTAGTCAACTATGAATCAGCGTGGCGAATGGAAAAGGAACTGGCAAACTGGCATCCTGACCTTATCATTGCCGATGAAGGACACAAAATTAAAACTCATAATACAGCGGTTTCAAAAGCAATGCACCGGTTGGGCTTGCTTGCCCGGTGTCGGCTCTTGCTGACAGGAACGGTTATAACCAACAAAGCCATAGATGTATTCAGCCAGTACAAGTTTCTTGATCCTCGTATCTTTGGAAATAGCTTCTATGCATTCCGAAACCGGTATTTCAACATGGTTGGCTATGGCAACCATACGCCAGTGCTGAAAAAATCAATGGAACAGGATTTGATGAAAAGGATCCACAGCATCGCCTTCCGGGCGACCAAAGCGGAGTGCCTGGATTTGCCGGAAACCACCGATATTATTCGCCATATTGAGCTTGAGCCTGTCACTTTAAAGAAATATAAAGAGCTTGTCAAACAAAGCTATACTGAGCTGTCAGCAGGAGAAGTAACAGCTACAAACATACTGACACGCTTGCTTCGTCTTTCGCAATTAACCGGCGGCTTCATCGGAAGCGATGACGGTGGGAAAATCGAGCAAGTCAGTGATGCCAAGTTGAAAGCTCTTGAAGATATCCTTGAAAGCAGTATTCAAGAAGGACATAAGCTGGTTGTCATAGCAAGGTTTATCCCTGAAATTCATGCTATATGCAGGTTGCTGGAGAAAAAGAACATCGGCTATGCGTGTATTTATGGTGCGACTAAGGATCGCCAAGAGCAAGTAAACCGGTTTCAATGTGATCCCGACTGCATGGTGTTTGTAGGCCAGATTGCAACCGCTGGACTCGGTATTACGCTGACTGCTGCAAGCACAATGGTATTTTACTCCCTTGATTATTCCATGTCGAATTTCGAGCAGACAAAGGCCCGCATCCATAGAGTTGGACAGAAGAATGGCTGCACATATATCTACCTTATTGCCAAGGGTACTGTGGATTCAAAAATCCTG
- a CDS encoding helix-turn-helix domain-containing protein has product MAFSYNKLWKLLIDKKMMKKDLMAMTNLTSTTIAKLSKDLPVSMDVLGRICKALDVNIGDIVDYVDDDIPTNKTK; this is encoded by the coding sequence ATGGCATTTAGTTATAATAAACTTTGGAAACTATTAATTGATAAAAAGATGATGAAAAAAGATCTGATGGCGATGACGAATTTAACATCGACAACAATAGCGAAGTTGAGTAAAGATTTGCCGGTAAGCATGGATGTGTTAGGAAGAATCTGTAAAGCTCTTGATGTCAACATAGGCGATATTGTCGACTATGTTGACGACGATATTCCAACCAATAAAACAAAATAA
- a CDS encoding ABC-three component system protein, with protein MKKLCFGTFATILKICMAKRVTQKQLCGTMLLSIAPTYDIRSDDGTVSDLILGKKNLSPVVTDAAPDVDARDISVFFKEKVLPMLDSNKNSLIVLALKDIIASDDTIEPETIVEKVNNMTKEDIVSCNSFVLEDFLAGIFLYTVLNVENRNCENSVREITDEYIQSFETQKKSIKFITTYNNFSMEAANEVAIDARALVLLAETGGRCQKCGRILGIKKEGNDINYAKIVRLSETDDIILCVDCEREIRNLSEEDKLALLSDKHDLEILVKARDATSRHEIEKQIEQVLREVDLMDVTADTQLKMEPIKVENKITEKRLKERVLFDVRRFYEGVNDTLDRLAGENKLNVDRFAKSIKRMYEDASESQISQSAIYNLLVETLFEKTGRKYREACEIIISYFVQRCEVFDEITK; from the coding sequence ATGAAGAAGCTATGTTTTGGCACTTTTGCAACAATTTTAAAGATTTGCATGGCAAAAAGAGTAACACAAAAGCAATTGTGCGGTACCATGCTGCTTTCTATTGCGCCTACTTATGATATTCGCAGCGATGATGGCACCGTTTCAGATTTGATATTAGGTAAAAAAAATCTTTCACCTGTTGTAACCGATGCTGCTCCGGATGTAGATGCTCGTGATATTTCGGTTTTCTTTAAGGAGAAAGTCCTCCCCATGTTGGATAGTAATAAAAATAGCCTAATAGTTCTTGCATTGAAGGACATCATTGCTTCTGATGACACAATCGAACCTGAAACAATTGTTGAGAAAGTAAATAACATGACAAAGGAGGATATTGTTAGCTGTAATTCATTTGTTCTGGAAGACTTTCTTGCCGGAATATTTCTTTATACAGTACTTAATGTCGAAAACAGGAATTGTGAAAATAGTGTAAGAGAGATAACCGATGAGTACATACAATCCTTTGAAACTCAAAAGAAAAGCATTAAATTTATTACAACTTACAATAATTTTTCTATGGAAGCCGCTAATGAAGTTGCGATCGATGCTCGAGCTTTGGTGCTACTAGCTGAAACGGGCGGCAGATGCCAAAAGTGCGGTAGAATTCTTGGTATAAAAAAAGAAGGCAACGATATTAACTACGCTAAGATCGTTCGCCTTTCAGAAACTGACGATATTATTCTATGTGTTGACTGTGAACGCGAAATTCGAAATTTATCTGAAGAAGATAAATTGGCTTTATTATCCGACAAGCATGACTTAGAAATACTTGTTAAGGCAAGAGATGCTACATCAAGACATGAAATAGAAAAGCAAATTGAACAAGTACTTCGAGAAGTTGATCTAATGGATGTTACAGCCGATACACAACTCAAAATGGAACCTATTAAGGTTGAAAATAAAATTACTGAAAAACGCCTGAAAGAAAGAGTGCTTTTTGATGTTAGACGGTTTTATGAAGGAGTAAATGATACATTAGATCGGTTAGCCGGAGAAAATAAATTAAATGTGGATAGATTTGCTAAAAGTATTAAACGGATGTATGAAGATGCTAGTGAATCACAGATTTCACAAAGTGCTATTTACAACCTCCTTGTTGAGACATTATTTGAAAAGACCGGTCGTAAATACAGAGAGGCTTGTGAGATAATAATCTCCTACTTCGTGCAAAGGTGTGAGGTGTTCGATGAGATTACCAAATAA
- a CDS encoding RNA polymerase sigma factor, which yields MKIKYHFNTETIEIEVSEEWGEILVELDRQEYNINHKETRRHTSLDAMKYEGEIFASNTDIAAEYIRTQENETLLKAIDSLLPQQKELVRRVYFNNESLASIAREEGVSKMAITNRMKKIHEKLKKILS from the coding sequence ATGAAAATCAAATATCACTTCAACACTGAAACCATTGAAATTGAAGTATCTGAAGAGTGGGGAGAAATTCTGGTCGAACTTGACCGTCAGGAATACAACATTAACCATAAAGAGACTCGCCGACATACATCACTTGATGCAATGAAATATGAGGGAGAGATTTTCGCAAGCAATACCGACATTGCCGCAGAGTACATAAGAACTCAAGAAAATGAGACATTGCTAAAAGCCATCGATAGTCTTCTCCCACAGCAAAAAGAACTGGTACGAAGGGTGTACTTCAATAATGAATCCCTTGCTTCAATAGCACGAGAAGAAGGGGTCAGTAAGATGGCTATTACAAACCGCATGAAAAAGATCCATGAAAAACTAAAAAAAATTTTGAGTTAG